The DNA segment CTCACCTTCAAAACCTGCAGGataaggaatgctatccatacaaAACCAAGAAGGCCAAGCTCCTTCCAGTAGACATTTTCCATGATTGGAGCCTGCAACATTTATATCTAATCATGTTGGTTTCATGTAATATCGATATATTGCCGCTAAAAGACAGTGCTGATGTCCTACCTCTTTTCGTAAAGCCTTCTTCGATGCATTCTCTGGACCAGATGGGAGAACTTTGTACTCTATTTCATCTCTTCCTGATTGATTTAGATTAACAATAAGTTAGATAAGCTTAGTCTCTATAACAGAATGTCAAAAATTAATCAAATCGCCTTACCATTTGACTCTTTAAGCATTGCTGCCTCCTACAATTCAAAAGCATAAGATCAGGTAAGCTACGACACTATCGAACTAGGATTAACATTTAAATTCTTAAGATGAGCTAGAATTAAACAGCACCTTCTTCATTATCGTCTCTTTGTTCCATGTCTCTACACCCTTCAAAAACGCCTTAGTTGATGTAGCTGTCACAGCAACAAGAGGCCACAAATCTCTAAACCAAACACTCTTGCAACAAACACAATAACAAGGACAAGGAACAGAGCTGATGTAGTTACTTAGGAAGAGGATGATTAGAAGAACTGTGACCATCCAGTCAGCAAAGATGACGTTGAACGCGACTCCGATACTGATCCCCAGCATGAGCATTGGTTGGAAGAGCAAAGCCAGATCATAATCGATGATGGGCATATCCAGAGTCGGATGCCTCAGCTTCAAATTGTACCAAACTGTCGATCCTGCTGCGCCCATGATCATGCCTGCCCGAGATTGAGGCTACTACTTCAGCATATGAACTAATGGAGTGGTTACAAAGATAAAGCAGGAAAATAGAACTCAAATTCATTCTTTTTACCACTTAGATTAACAGCAAATGGATCCAAGTTCTCACTTTGAACATTCGAGCACTTAAGATTACCAGCTAAACATTCTTTTCTGTCTTACCTTTTCATTAAGGTTTCACAATGCTTCAATGAGATGTGTTCATTATGAGCTCACATTTAGCAGAATTTAGTGCTATGCTTCTTCATTATATCTATCTATAAACAAAGTGCACATGATCTCACATTTTGATATAGCAGTCGAAGACTTGGCGTCGAATCCAATGATCAACGTAAGCATGGGAACGTAGATCCCACCACCACCGACGCCTCCAACGCTCCCGAACGCTGACCCTAAGAATCCAATGAGAGATCCGACGACGATTTCCCACCCAAATTTCATCGGCTTCAAGAGAAATCAATAATGGAATCAACAAAAAGCAAACGGAAAGGCGACCAAAAGAAGCGCAAAGAACCCATATTTACCGGCCAAACATGTCGGTAGGAAGATTCATCCGGCCGCCACAAGAAATCCACCACCTTCAGAACGTAATCCGACAGCCCGACCTCCTCCGCCTCGACAGCCTCGGCTCCCGCCGCCTCCGGACGCAGACCACGATCCGCCGTCACCACCACTGCTGCCGCAGCGAGCGCGACCAGCACAGCCGGCCACAGCCGTCCGCTCCGCCACTTGAGCTCCATATCCTCTCTCTCTTTACCACCCTCCTAAAAATCCTACCCTCACTCACACCTCCCGGCCGGAGGAAACGAGAACTCAGGGGTTCAAGTTCCCTGTGGCAACCTCGGTTCGAGGTCAACGTTCCCGGTTCCGGTCGACCGGAGACGGAGCAGGAAGCCGATATCGGATTCTGCGAAGGCCTGTGGCTCCGGATCCGATAAAGGCATGGGAGTGCGAGGGGCAACGCGTCTTATATAACTTCGCGGTACGAAAGTGCCCCCAACGGTGCCGGTATTTACCGACACATAAGAGCGATGCGAAATAACCAGAATGGGCCCCCCACCACCCCCCGCCCCCACCCCCCAAATGCGACAAAACACAATAAGCCTCCGATACTGTTCTGTCCGGCCGTATCGTGCCACGTGTGACGGGATCGAATGGATCATTTGGACGGCTGTGATCAGCACTTTTTTAATCATGATCTGGTGTGATCTGATTAAATTAATATATCATGTAAAATAATATAATGTTATTATAAGGTTGCGTCTTTGTAACGTTACATATGAGTCTGGTGTAGCAGCCACGACCCATATTTGGCGTCACGTGCTCTAATCCAAAACCGAGTGAAGACGGCCACGTTGGAACGTGGGCGCTACTGTTTAAGTAGTCACGTGGTCAATAAGGGCGACGAGCGTTGACCCACCTCCATGACTCGTGGAGCACGTGGGGACAGGGAGGCAATTATGAGCCAGGTAGGGGTAGTTTCGGTAAAAGCGATCAGATTAATGTCACCTGCCGTGCACGTGATAGTACGGTCGTTACGTGGCGGCCACGGGATGTGATCGGGATCTCTTGCATTAACCCGAGGCAGGATTTAAGAGATCGTCCACTTAGAGAATAAGCTATATGGGATGGTCTAGTCAATCTGGTCCGCTCGGTAAACAGAGAATCCTGAACCCTGCCTGGAGTGAACAGGAAAAATCACCCTTAGATACACCGAGGTGACGTGTTTGACAGATATCGGCGGGGTCCACCTGCCACCCCCGGTCAATAATATTAGGAGACAGCCTGACGTAGATTTCGCAGGACGAATAGATCCATAATGAGTCTCCACGTCAGCTGGTGAGTCAACCTTTGCTGTCTTCTCCGCGTTATTAGATTCGTCTTCATCCATATCAATGGAGACACGGGTGCCACATCTATTCACGGGTGTTAGGTGAGGAACAGTAGAGGGGAGGAAGGCCGCATGGCATGGATGCCGTCGACATGCACAGGCTTTCAAGTTGGTACTGCAGGGTGAAAAGGAGATGGAGATGGAAGGTGTAAACCACAGCTTATCACTGTTGTTATCGAGCGCCTGGAAGGATGTGAAGATGAAGGCTAGCAGCTTCTGCATCACTGTGCATCAGACGGATCCAAGAACTCTCGGGGCAAGTTGTGAGATGAATCCAACTTCACATGGACTCATCAAGCAGTTTGGCAAGATTCCTAGACAGTAGAATCTGGCAAGATTCATAGACAGTAGAATCTCATCCAGCATCAGTTCGTCTGTACAAGGGACAAGTCTTCCAGCTGTAGTTTCACATCCACCTCTTGTTCTCCTCCATCACAGAAGCTCTCACTGATGCATGGAGAGATGACACCATGCACCAGTGGAGCTCAGTCATAACCTTGCAGGTAGATGCTTTTTTTTTAGGTTCATGATCTGAATCATGGTGATCTTGATCTCAAAGGAACAACTTTGACGTGGTTGGTGAGACATCATCCTCATGACAACAACATGAGAGTTACATCAATTAAATTGATGAGTAGAGTTTTGACACATTTATCAAAATTCACTCTCATGAGCTTTTCCATCCTAAAATAACTTTTAAACTGCTTTCCAATTTCATCAAATGTTCTACTTAAATCATATCCATGACATGTAGGGGAAAAAATTGTAGACCAAATAGAGGATAGAAATTTGAGCTAAACTCAAGAAAGAATTGAAGACACACAATCAAAATTCAAAAGCACTACTTGCATCATAGTTACAAGTTGTGTGGAGTCAAAAATGGCTGCACTCCATCATGTTTGGCCAGCTAGTTTGTAATCATTTTCACATGCCGCATGTGACCAAACCAATCAGTCGACACATGAGAATGATAAGGAAGCACATGATAGTTAAGATATGTGTCCATTTGAGTAATAGATGTACAGCTATCTCTATCCTCATATAATCCTATTGGAATTGGTGAGAAGAATGTGAGGGTGGTCATATTAATTGGTGGTTGTTATTAAGTATAAAGAAGACCTTGAATAAGGGACACATTTAACTTCATGTCCTACATTCATCATGCACTTCAGTTGTACTCAACTATTGTCCCCTAAATTGATTGCAGGGTAATATGGATAGAATATTAGAACATGGAAGATCTCTAATAAGCTGAATCTGAATCAAGAGGCAGTGTTCCTAATGACACTTACCCTGAAGCATCAATCAAAGTACATGATTTGCTCAATTTTACCATGAGTACTTGGCAGTAAGAAGGATACAGAGATGTGAATTTGGATAAATAGCTGCAAAACATCTTTCATAATTTTCTCTACCAACTATTTAACATGACTTCACCTACTTCTAATATGGAGGAATCTGTGTTGTGTTCATGAGAGAGTATTAGCTTAtcaacttttttttaaaaaagttatCATTATGGTCTCCCCATCTGAGATGTTGAGAATGTACTGGgcaataaagttatgggtagACATGGCATGTGTTAGaattggaagaaaagaaagagccaAATGAGTCAAGATGGTGGGATGTGTCTGTGGTCAATGAAGCATAATAATTTGATTCAACTTGAGATGACATTCTATTCTCTTATGGACTATTTAGATGTCTCCTTGTTAGTTTACTGTGGTGACTAATCAAAAGCTCATTTCAGcactattttaatttaaatttacagTATGATGTATATAGTTTCTTGAGAAACATCTCAATTTAGTCTCACATCCAAAATGATGGATAGAGATATAAGATCTGATTATTATACTACCATTCATTAACTTACAATAGGTATCACATATGAATCATTTTCATGATCTGATCAATCAGAGTATCACAAATCAGCATATTAAATTATTAGCACTTAAATATGTTTCAAATTCATAGATTAACAGTGATGTCCAGATGGTCACATGGTGGGTGTAGCCGACATGCTGAGCTGCCAATGGAGTACTAAGAGGTCACATCAGAGGATGCAAACAAAAAAGGATAAGGATGGCTGAATAAGCCACATCTCATATTATTCCATCACTTGCTGAGAAGCTGCACCTCATATCAGCTATCTATCTTCCATGGGAAGTCTCTGGATTGAACACTGATCCAATCAAGTCTCTGGCTTTTTTGTCGGGTTGGTGGATCAACTtatcaaaccatatatcaattaaaataaatatttttataatattataaaaatttaatattaaaaaggATAAATCAAAAGAAGAGAGAAGGTCGAAGGCAGAAGGaatgagaggaagagaagagagaagtgGCCGGAGATAAAAGAGATGATTGAAGGGATATCTTGTGGAGAAGAAAGGACTGAAGCAATTGAGGTGGCACGAGAGAGATGCCCTCGATGACAATAGATTGAACCAATCTGATTTTTACtgtacttgtgattttttttaggATCAATATCAGGCAGCAAAGGAAGgctcttaattgtttattttttaggACATTTCACATGCATTTTGTCTATATTTCAGTTTGTAATATCTTCaattttcatgtatatatatgcattaagaaaaaaaaaattgtagtgcattattttttatttttcttaagccTCCTTATTTTTTCGCTAATTTTTCTTCTTGCAATTAATGGCTTAGACAACACACAATGCACTGCATTAGCATAGATCCATAAGATTATAGGTCTGAAGAAAAACAAATGACATCTATAAAAGGTGGCTTACATTGTAAGATTGACTCTGACATTAAGCACTATCTACATGGTTAGTAAATAAGGAGAGGAGCTTTACACTGACCTGCAGTGTCTCACCTGACCCTTGTCCAAGCCTGAAGTATCTTGCATCAATTGGAAAAAAATTAGCTGTATGAAGAGATCTTGTTTCATGTTGTTGATCCTCCAAATCATGTGCCGGGGAAAGCAGTGCCAGAACTGGAGAGCATGATGAAGGCACAGACAACTGATAGCGAGAAAACGGAGACCCAGGTGTTCTCTGCATACATCTCCATGGCATCCGTGAAAGAGAATCGTGCACGGCTCTCAGCCCAGTTGCGGATCCTGTCAGCCTCGGCTGCGTACAATGCCCTTCCCTGTAATAAAAACAGCACATCAATTATTATAGATATCATGGAACTGATCATAATAAGAGAATTTATATTATAGAAAGTAGAAATGATAGGATGGAGGAGGACAACAATTGGAATACCTTGTTCAATCTGTTAAACAAAAGTTGATGATTTGATCCAAAATTCAATTACTTGTTCATTAGTAAGTGTTATTTCAATGCTCTCAGCAAATGACAAAATCCTTCAGTATTTATAGATCACAAAAGGAATATGCATGAGGCAATCTCTTCCATTGAGATAATGTGAGGCCCTTAGATGTATATGCAAGAATGCTCACTGTGAGCATGTATATCTTCTTAAGCACATgattaaaacaaaaaagaaatagttTCACTTATAGAATGTGCAATATATTTAATTGAGCAAGAGCTAGATTTACCTGCTCATCAAACCATCGACCTCGACGAAGCCAAGCGGTAACCAAAGCAAGTAATATTCGAGGTGGTGTTAAGTAATTAATAGCCTTTCCATTTCCCTTCACGACGCGCATCCTTGGCACCAAAGTTCTAGCTACTGTTTCTGGAAGCTCACAGATGATGTTGAACATTTGTTTGTTTCGAAGTGTTGAACCGCTGCAAATTTAAGATCCATGAACCTATTAGATAAGGTCACAAGTAAAACATATTACAAATAAAGCCATTGACCAGTGTGTCGACATTGGTTGACATGGTATCTATTAGCATAGTACCCATGCCAGCTGACAAAGAGCCTGCAGTGGCTCCCATCAGCACACAGGTCAACTAGGAAAGTGGAAACCTTGCCATGAACACCATATGGAATTCCTCCAAGCAAAGTAATCATATAACCATCTTACACTAAGATAGATAGAAGCATAGTGGTCAGCAACATAGAATGTTTTGCTTGATATAGTTTATTTCTAAAACATCAATGTTGCAGGCAAATATAAATTAACTGAACAAAAAGACACAAAAACTACAAAATTGGTGTTTACCTCAAAAGTAGATCTGTAAGAACCATTCCTGGAGATGCTGTGTGGACTCCAACCTTGGAACGCTTGCATTCTTTAAAAAGTGATGCTTGGAGCTGTCGAAGGCCACACTTAGTTGATCCATATCTGTGAAACAAATATTTAGAATTATTAGAAATGAACCATCTCGCCCAGATTCTCGAAGTAAGATTCTTAACATGTTATGTTACAGAAACTCTCAGAACAGTACTGACTGGTCGGTGCAGTACTGGTGCCAGTCGCTATGCTCAAAAagctataatttattattttattgttgAAATATAATGGGGTGCCCTCGCACATCATTACCACCCTTGTTCAGACTTTGTATGCACTAGGCAGAATGCCCAGGATACCATGATATTTGGTACCATGTTCTGGACAACCGGAGATTGTTTTAATAGAACTCGCATTCTACgatcacatacacacacatatatcatCAGAAACAACTGGGCCCAACAAGTTCAGAAGTTGATCTGGTGAGTCCCAGCAAACCACCATATTATTTAAGTTCAGAAAATGGTTTCATTTCGATAATTAGATATATGCCATTAAGTAGAACATACTGTTCAATAATAAATGTCTCAAAATAATATTAGCATGCAAGTCATGTGATGTTGGACTCATGCTTTAGATGTTACGTCTCTGCACATAAACAAAGTATTACGTGATAAATAAGGGTGCGAGCCATACACAGCTGTCAACGGTGTGCTTGATCCCCCAGAACCTGCCCCATCCATGTTGAATATGTGCCCCCCCTTGCCTTGGGACCCCAAGACACGAATTGCTTCTCTTGTACAGAGTAAAGAACCAACCAAGTTTGTCGAGACGATCTAACAATTCAGAAATATGGAACTAGTAAAAGCCAAGGAAGAGAGAAGTCAAACTTCAATTTAGAGTGATATGCCATTCCCAATGTTGGAACTTTCTGGCATTAATGAAATTACCAAAGTGAGAGGGTGCAGTTGCTAACACATGTACAACAACGTGTGTACCATTTGACATGTTTTGGGAAAATAATTGATGCTTTTGTATTTATAAAAAGGATTCCTAATAAACTTAATGTTTGACAGAAATCAGGAATTAAACTAAAATTGCTTTTTCCTCTCTTCAATCCCCAAAATTAGGAGAAGACATTTAGGAAACTCAAGAAACTTAGTTCTAACACAAAAGTAGTTTTGACTTACTGTATAAATAGATCTGGATTTTAAGATAAGtcttctctttagatatgctTTGACATTGTTTTAGTCTTAGCTATTGTGAAGCCCATGCATATTCATCTCTATTCTACAATCCTCAATTAAATTAATGTCATCAGCAAATAACAACATAAATATATGGCAGAACATTTTTAGAATAAACTAAATCCAATACAAAGAATATTACCTGTCCTAGAACCAGAAATGTGCCTACCCATTGGACTGTTCCAGTAACAGATATAACATGCATGACAACTACTTAAAAAAATCCCATCTATTCATCACAGAAAAATTATTTGTATAAAGACGAATGAATTCTCTAAATCTGCTCTTTGAGAATATCAGTTCATTGTAAATAAATGCTGTTAAAATATGTAGGTGAAGACTGCATGCAATAAACAACTGAAAAGCATGTAAACCTTTGTTAGTCCCACCATCAGTGAATTTCTAGCTGGTATTAAGTGTCAGTAAGTTACTATAATGTCTAATAATGATTACAAACCTGGTCAATATCATCATCTGTGAACTGCAGCAAAGGTCTGAAACCTTTGTTAGTGCCAGCATTGTTGATCTGTAGATAGCATTGGACAAAAGGCTATCAAATGAACAGAGTGCTAATTTTATTGAATTTAAAAGATGATAATTGTAACGTTAAGCAAAGATTGAGAGTTTTCCTAGATGCTAAGAATGTCTAAAGTGTAAAGACTTACCCAGATGTCCACTGAACCCAATTCAGCTACAGCAAAGTTTGCCAACTTTCTTACATCCTCTGGTTTACAAACATCACAGGCAATACCAACAACCATAGCATGAGATAAATTTTTTCTGGCTTTATTTCCAGAAACAGAAATACCCTCCTTTAGGTTTTCCCTTAGCTCTTCCACCGTCTGATGAACTGATTCAGGGCTGCGGTCAAGAAACCAAGTTGGAACACTAAGGCTCAAAAAGATTGATATAGAAGGT comes from the Musa acuminata AAA Group cultivar baxijiao chromosome BXJ1-10, Cavendish_Baxijiao_AAA, whole genome shotgun sequence genome and includes:
- the LOC103969283 gene encoding probable chlorophyll(ide) b reductase NYC1, chloroplastic → MPPPLAMATASAQLHLHLAADFFDHLGSKDVTRRIRGPRLRPRFDRNPATYDGLSFLGPRICRQRAIPPLPCRSFRSENSREESDGRMAVVKEERESRQLKRKGALYSFKSMLVRLSGSDSRPAGQYRKYVEKTEEIFFSFITQLGRYLVTMMSTEVILATGFQLSGGDSQMNTLIWYSWLGGIIIGTMIGANMVLEEHCKAGPRNVVVTGSTRGLGKALAREFLLSGDRVVIASRSPESVHQTVEELRENLKEGISVSGNKARKNLSHAMVVGIACDVCKPEDVRKLANFAVAELGSVDIWINNAGTNKGFRPLLQFTDDDIDQIVSTNLVGSLLCTREAIRVLGSQGKGGHIFNMDGAGSGGSSTPLTAVYGSTKCGLRQLQASLFKECKRSKVGVHTASPGMVLTDLLLSGSTLRNKQMFNIICELPETVARTLVPRMRVVKGNGKAINYLTPPRILLALVTAWLRRGRWFDEQGRALYAAEADRIRNWAESRARFSFTDAMEMYAENTWVSVFSLSVVCAFIMLSSSGTAFPGT
- the LOC103969282 gene encoding sulfite exporter TauE/SafE family protein 3, whose product is MELKWRSGRLWPAVLVALAAAAVVVTADRGLRPEAAGAEAVEAEEVGLSDYVLKVVDFLWRPDESSYRHVWPPMKFGWEIVVGSLIGFLGSAFGSVGGVGGGGIYVPMLTLIIGFDAKSSTAISKCMIMGAAGSTVWYNLKLRHPTLDMPIIDYDLALLFQPMLMLGISIGVAFNVIFADWMVTVLLIILFLTTSTKAFLKGVETWNKETIMKKEAAMLKESNGRDEIEYKVLPSGPENASKKALRKEAPIMENVYWKELGLLGFVWIAFLILQVLKQNYTSTCSPWYWILNFLQIPVSLGVSGYEAVSLYRGKRIISSKGEEGTNFTVVQLVFYCLIGVLAGIVGGLLGLGGGFILGPVFLELGVPPQVSSATATFAMTFSSSMSVVEYYLLRRFPIPYALYLVAVALVAAIVGQHVVKRLIEILGRASLIIFILASTIFVSAISLGGVGISNMVQKIQHHEYMGFENLCKYQA